One genomic segment of Mastomys coucha isolate ucsf_1 unplaced genomic scaffold, UCSF_Mcou_1 pScaffold22, whole genome shotgun sequence includes these proteins:
- the LOC116067871 gene encoding pyrethroid hydrolase Ces2a-like gives MLPTGDYVEQGVDLTEKEEELLKRRVMKYWANFARNGNPNREGLPYWPALDHDEQYLKLDTQPAVGRALKARRLQFWTKTLPQKTQELKSSQEKHAEL, from the exons ATGCTTCCAACTGGAGACTATGTAGAACAAGGAG TTGACCTcactgagaaggaggaggagctgctAAAAAGGAGGGTGATGAAGTACTGGGCCAACTTTGCAAGAAATGG GAACCCCAACCGCGAGGGTCTACCCTACTGGCCTGCGTTGGACCATGATGAGCAGTATCTGAAGCTGGACACCCAGCCTGCTGTGGGCCgagccctgaaggccagaaggCTGCAGTTCTGGACCAAGACTCTGCCCCAGAAGACCCAGGAGCTAAAGAGTTCTCAGGAAAAGCATGCAGAGTTGTAG